Proteins encoded together in one candidate division WWE3 bacterium window:
- a CDS encoding bis-aminopropyl spermidine synthase family protein: MERPKAKRNFDQFLATSSTVSKRVELLKNHGDLTGSRILLLGDDDLLSIALARTKLPAEVTVLDIDNDILSYIQDISQKENLKIKVQKYDARVSMPVSYKNYFDVAFSDPPYTPSGFGTFLRRLVFATTKDANLYICYGYTLKELEKPLKIQKLLTDWGLLIREKMADFNEYSGAKSIGSHSSIYLLKKTPQTHVDEKMLGGKFYTNN; this comes from the coding sequence ATGGAAAGACCCAAAGCCAAACGAAATTTTGATCAATTTCTAGCAACTAGTAGCACCGTATCAAAGCGGGTTGAACTTTTAAAGAATCACGGTGATTTGACCGGATCTCGTATCCTACTTTTAGGGGATGACGACTTGCTATCGATTGCTTTAGCGCGGACCAAACTTCCGGCAGAAGTGACTGTACTAGACATCGATAATGACATTTTAAGTTACATTCAAGATATTTCCCAGAAAGAAAATTTAAAAATTAAAGTCCAAAAATACGACGCCAGGGTTTCGATGCCTGTAAGTTACAAAAACTATTTTGACGTCGCCTTCTCAGATCCTCCCTATACACCTTCCGGCTTTGGAACCTTTCTAAGACGCCTCGTCTTCGCGACAACCAAAGACGCTAATCTCTATATTTGCTATGGCTATACTCTAAAAGAACTGGAAAAACCGCTAAAGATTCAAAAACTACTCACCGATTGGGGTCTTTTAATTCGCGAAAAGATGGCTGATTTTAACGAGTACTCTGGGGCCAAGTCGATCGGCAGTCACAGCAGCATTTATTTATTAAAGAAAACTCCTCAAACCCACGTTGACGAGAAAATGTTAGGCGGAAAATTCTACACGAACAATTAA
- a CDS encoding UvrD-helicase domain-containing protein, with translation MTKPSALLASLNPAQQEAVINCDGPSLIIAGPGSGKTRVLTHRVAYLISEKGVPAENILLLTFTNKAAAEMKERAQKLVGSSTRIPWSGTFHSVCSRILRKDGHHIGINPNFVIYDDDDAKSLIKKIVKDLQLDGKKISEGAIKNAISSAKNELLGPADYINVARGYFQEIVAEVYKKYQQELKKCNALDFDDLINKTIELFRDDKTVLQKYHQQFLYVLVDEYQDTNHAQYILTRLLTGPAANLCVVGDMAQAIYSFRGADSRNILSFEKDYPTAHIYKLSQNYRSTPQIITAAAALIKNNRQPLNLDLWTDNPSGLPINIYTALNERDESEFVIKKLEELEKLADSAILYRTNAQSRVIEEALLNHGLPYRLLGGTSFYDRAEVKDVLAYLRLIYNPLDSVSLDRIFKIGKKRAEAFFQFLEDTSDVSDQPTLAILDDVLKATKYLDLYAKADEENEDRKENVKELRSVASSFTKLGDFLESVTLLEHANKTRNVENAVSLMTIHAAKGLEFKTVFIIGLEEGLFPHQRSLTDLSELEEERRLAYVGITRAKESLFLSHAQSRFYFGAHQINLPSRFLDEIPESLTTKEGNQLLEKPRFKKALDDFMDDLDLDRLNF, from the coding sequence ATGACAAAGCCTTCAGCTCTTCTAGCCTCCTTAAACCCCGCCCAACAAGAAGCTGTCATCAATTGTGACGGCCCCTCCCTCATTATCGCCGGTCCAGGAAGTGGGAAAACGAGGGTTCTTACCCACCGAGTCGCCTATTTAATTTCGGAAAAAGGCGTCCCAGCCGAAAATATATTGCTGCTGACGTTTACTAATAAAGCCGCCGCGGAAATGAAGGAACGGGCCCAAAAATTAGTAGGATCTTCGACCAGGATTCCTTGGTCTGGCACTTTTCATAGTGTCTGTAGTCGAATCTTACGAAAAGACGGTCATCACATCGGCATTAATCCCAACTTTGTTATTTACGATGACGACGACGCCAAATCACTTATAAAAAAGATTGTTAAAGATTTACAACTCGACGGTAAAAAGATATCCGAAGGAGCCATTAAAAATGCCATTAGTAGCGCTAAAAATGAACTCTTGGGTCCGGCCGATTACATCAATGTCGCTCGTGGTTATTTTCAAGAAATTGTGGCCGAAGTTTATAAAAAATATCAACAGGAACTTAAAAAATGTAATGCTTTGGACTTTGACGATTTAATCAATAAAACAATTGAACTATTTAGGGATGACAAAACAGTGTTGCAAAAATACCACCAGCAGTTTTTATATGTTTTAGTCGACGAATACCAAGACACTAACCACGCTCAGTATATTTTGACCAGGCTTTTGACTGGACCTGCTGCTAATTTATGCGTCGTCGGCGATATGGCGCAAGCCATTTACTCTTTTAGAGGTGCGGACTCCCGCAATATTTTATCGTTTGAAAAAGACTACCCAACTGCTCACATTTATAAACTCTCCCAAAACTACCGCAGTACCCCGCAGATCATTACCGCCGCGGCGGCCCTGATTAAAAATAATCGGCAGCCACTAAATCTCGATTTGTGGACCGATAATCCCAGCGGCCTTCCGATCAACATTTACACTGCCCTTAACGAGCGCGATGAATCGGAGTTCGTAATTAAAAAATTGGAGGAATTAGAAAAATTGGCAGATTCAGCAATTTTGTACCGCACTAACGCCCAGTCCCGAGTCATTGAAGAGGCGCTGCTTAACCACGGTCTCCCCTATCGACTCCTCGGCGGCACTTCGTTTTACGATCGAGCCGAAGTCAAAGACGTTCTGGCCTATTTGCGTCTTATTTATAATCCACTCGACTCGGTGAGTTTAGATCGGATTTTTAAAATCGGCAAAAAACGAGCCGAGGCGTTCTTTCAATTCCTGGAAGACACATCCGACGTTTCTGATCAACCAACTCTCGCGATTCTGGATGATGTTCTTAAAGCTACTAAGTATTTAGATCTTTACGCCAAGGCTGACGAGGAAAATGAAGACCGCAAAGAAAACGTTAAAGAACTCCGGTCAGTGGCCTCCTCCTTTACAAAGCTTGGTGACTTTTTAGAAAGCGTGACACTACTTGAACATGCCAATAAAACCAGGAACGTTGAAAACGCCGTTTCCTTAATGACGATTCACGCTGCTAAGGGACTCGAATTTAAGACTGTCTTTATAATTGGTCTTGAGGAAGGTTTGTTTCCACACCAACGCAGTTTGACCGACCTGTCAGAGTTAGAAGAGGAGAGAAGACTCGCTTACGTTGGAATTACCAGAGCTAAAGAATCGTTATTTTTAAGTCATGCTCAAAGCCGATTTTATTTCGGGGCCCATCAAATAAATTTACCATCGCGCTTTTTAGATGAGATTCCGGAGTCGCTAACGACGAAAGAAGGCAACCAGCTTTTGGAAAAACCAAGATTTAAAAAGGCTCTAGATGACTTTATGGACGACCTCGATTTAGACAGACTTAACTTTTAA